In Gloeomargarita sp. SKYB120, the sequence TGCGGTACTGGAACCTCAACACGCGCCAAGCCATTCGCACCCTCACTGGTCATGTGGGGGAAATCTTTACTGTTGCCATGCACCGTAATGAACGCTGGGTCGCTAGTGCTGGCCGAGACCAGATCATCCGCCTGTGGGACTTGACTCAAAGCCGGGAAGTTGCTCAGCTTGCCGGTCATACAGGTTGGATTTACGGCATCAGCTTCAGCCCTGACGGCCGTTGGTTAGCAAGCGGCAGTGTGGATAGAACCGTGAAATTGTGGGCTATTAACCCCTAGGCTTCTGACGTTACCCGTGGGTAGGCAACTGTTGAACCCTTTATGCACTCTTATAGCCAGAAATGAACATCTGTCCTAGGCCACTGGGCAGACAATAGCAGCTTTGGCCATGATGGTATTGTGCCCAGGTGAGAAGCCAGCCTGCCAAGCGCTCCTTGGCGCAATCTCCACGGCACCTTCTTTCTACCTGTAAGGAATCGAGAGAAGCATGTGTGGAGATTGTGGCTGCTTCTTACCCAGGTACTAGCGGCAGTTGTACTGCAGTCACTGTGTCGGGACTGTCTCTAGCTACCGCCGGTTAGGGATGGCCGGCCACCTACCACCCCGAGCGCGTGGTCTGAGTGCAACAGTGACTTGCCGGTGAGACTCCGGCACGCTCCGCCTCCGTTGGCGGCGGAGGAAGTTGTTGGGAGAGCCGTTTGCCCAGCAGCCTGTGGAGAAATGTCCATAGTTTTAGGAACGGTTCGGCGTCACCGTGTAAACCTGCCCATTCACCAGCAAGTGCGTAATGCCTTTGTCGTACAAATAACGGCTAGTTTTGTAGATTAACTGGCCGTCGGGCACCTTGAGCACCCGGTGGTGGCGTCCGGAAAACCGCTTGGCTACCCGGTGGTTGTTGAACACCGGTAATGTCGGGGCGGTGGCATTGACGGTTGGCAATCCGCCCCAGCGACTAAAGTCATTCAGGGGACGCACCACCAGTTCCGCCGCCCGGTCCACCACCAGATAACAAGTTGCTGGAAGCACCGATGGCTCCAGGGGCAAAATCTGCTGGCCTACGGAGGCGGCATCGAAATCGGGCGCGGCGGTTTCCTCCTCCTCCAGGGCGTCGCCTTCCTCCTCGTCCCAATCGTCCTGGGCGTCCGCGTCCCACTCGGGTAACACCGCCGTCGGTTCGGTATCCAACGCCGGCGCGCTGGGTTCTGGAGGAGGGACCAACACGGGTGGTTCCGGCGGCTCAGGCGGCGTCGCCGGTTCGGGCGTTTCCGCAACGGGTTCCGTCACCGGCTTGTAGGCCAGAATTTTGGGAGTCGCCGTAGGGGGCGGCGGTGATTCGTGCCAGCGTCCTGCCCGCTTCTGGGGCACCAGCGCGTCGTACACTGCCTCCGTCAGCTCCTCCTTTAAGATGCGGATAATGGTACTAATGCTGACGTCGTACTCCGCCGCCAGACTGGTGGCCGTGGCCGCCGTGTCCCGAAACCGCTGGGCAATTTGGCTGCGATCTGCAGGGGTCAACTTGGCGCGGGGCATAGACTCTCTCATTCAGGCACTTTTTCTAGTATAGGCCAGCCATGAGCGAGCGCTACCACTTGCGGATGTGTGACCTTCCCACCCACGAACGCCCCCGCGAGCGGTTGCTGCAACAGGGGGTGACGGCGCTGGCCACAAGTGAATTGCTGGCGATTTTGCTGGGAACGGGGTCGGGCAAGCTGTCGGCGGTGGGCTTGGGACAATACCTATTGCAGGAGTTGGGCCGGCATCAGCAGGACCCCCTGGCGGTCTTGCGCGAGATCAAACCCGCTGAATTGATGGCCATTCCCGGCATTGGTCCAGCCAAGGCCACCACCATCCTGGCCGCCGTTGAACTGGGCAAGCGAGTGTTTTTGAGTCGTCCGCTGGAGCGCACCCCCATTGACAGCCCAGAACTGGCAGCAGCGGCCCTGGCGCCCGAGCTGATGTGGGCGGAAACCGAGCGGTTTGCCCTGTTGCTGCTGGATGTCAAGCACCGGTTGCTGGGGAGTCGCGTGTTGACGATTGGGACGGCGACGGAAACCCTGGCCCATCCCCGCGAAATTTTCCGCGAGGCGATCCGTCTAGGGGCCACCCGCCTGATCATCGGCCACAACCACCCCTCGGGCAATCTGACCCCCAGCGAGACGGACTTGCAACTGACGCGGCAACTGCTCGAATGCAGTAAGATTTTGGATATTCCGCTGTTGGATCACCTGATTTTGGGGCAAGGTCAACACTGTAGCCTGCGCGCAACGACCCGTTTGTGGGAAGAAGCGGGCGTGACATTCTAGGGGGAAACGGGGATGAGCCTGCAGACACCTGTGGTGTTTTTGATCTTCAACCGCCCCGACTTGACCCAACAAGTGTTTCAGGTGATTCGTCAGGTGCAACCCAAACGCCTATTTGTGGTTGCCGATGGGCCACGGGACGACGCCGAAGCAGCCGTCTGCCAAGCCACGCGCGCCATTGTGGAAGCACAGATAGATTGGGATGCGCAAGTGGAGCGGGATTACGCCGAGGTGAATCTGGGTTGTCGCCGGCGCGTTGCCAGCGGCCTGAACTGGGTTTTTGCCCAGACTGACCGCGCCATCATCTTGGAGGACGATTGTTGGCCTGAGGTGTCCTTCTTTCGTTTCTGCGAGGCGTTGCTGGCGCGCTATCAGGACGACGAGCGGGTGATGGCCATCAACGGCACTAACTATCAACAGGGGCGGTCGGTCACCCCCTACAGCTATTACTTCTCCAAGTACTTTCACTGCTGGGGCTGGGCGACCTGGGCACGGGCGTGGCGTTATTACGATGTAGAGATGAAACAGTGGCCGGCGTTTCGGGATGGGGGCTATTTGCGATGGGTCAGCGAGGACGAGTACGAATATCGCTACTGGTGGCGCACCTTTGAACGGATGTATCGGGGGGAAATTGACACCTGGGATTACCCTTTTCTGCTGGCCTGTTTTTGCCAGAATGGTTTAGCGGCGACGCCGCGGGTGAATTTGGTGTCCAACCTGGGGTTTGGCGTCAAGGCCACCCACACCCATAACCCGCACCATCGGTTGGCCCGGATGCCCACCCAAGCCCTGCCGGAGATCACCCACCCTCCCTTTCTGACCCGCCATCGGGACGCCGACCGCTGGGTGTTTGATTGGGTGTTTGGGGGGCGGGAACTGCGCAACCGGGACACCTGGCCTGGGCGATGGCGGGCGTTCAAAACGCATCTGCGGCGCTGGCTCACCTGGAAGGAGACCCAATCCCATGCGTCTAGGCGTGATTGATTACCAAATGGGGAATCTCCACTCGGTCTGCAAGGCGCTGGCCTACTTGGGTTGCCCAGGCGAACTCACCGACCAGATTAGCGAGGCGTACGATGCGGTCATCCTCCCCGGCGTCGGCGCGTTTGATCCGGCGGTGCATCACCTGCGGCAACGGGGATTAATCGCGCCTTTGCAGCGCTGGATTCGTCAAAATAAACCCTTTTTGGGGATTTGTTTAGGGCTTCAGTTGTTATTTGCCGCCAGCGCTGAGGGGCAAGAAACTGGTTTGGATGTGCTTCCGGGCCAGGTACAGGCCTTGCGACCCGCGCCGGGGTATCCCGTGCCCCACATGGGCTGGAATCAGCTGCAGTTCACCCAACCCGATTGTCCCTTGTGGCGGGAGCTGCCGACGCCGACCTGGGTGTACTTTGTGCATTCGTACCACGCGGTACCGGCAGACCCCAAGCTGGTGGCGGCGACGGTTGAGTACGGCGGCGAAACAATCACGGCGGCGGTGGGTCAAGGAAACTGCTGGGCGACCCAATTTCATCCGGAAAAATCAGGGAGGGTGGGTCTCCAGGTGCTCCGCAATTGGCTGACCTACTGCACAGCGTGAACGCTCTGCTTTACACGTACCCGCCCCTGCTCACCGGCCGTCTGCAAAGACGCTATCAACGCTTTTTCGCAGAGATTCGCCTGGACACGGGGGAAGTGATTGTCGCCCATTGTCCCAACACGGGCCCAATGACGGGGGTGAGCGTCCCTGGACGACCGGTGTGCGTGTCCTACCAGCCCAGCCCCCGTCGCCGGTTGCCCTACACCTGGGAACTCATCCACGTCGAGGACACCGAACCCACCTGGGTCAACATCAACACGGCCCGCCCCAATGCCGTCGTGCGACGGTGGCTCGAACAACGGGGCCTGCCAGCCCTTCAGGATTACCGCCAGATTCACCGAGAAGTCCCCTACGGTCGGGAGGGCAGCCGCGCGGATTTCTGCCTGACGGGCGGTGAGCGCCCCATCTACATCGAAGTGAAAAACACCACCTGGGTGCAGGACCGCGTGGCCCGTTTTCCCGATACAGTGACGACGCGGGGGCAAAAACATCTGCGGGAACTCATGGGGTTGGTACCCCAAGCGCGAGCGGTGCTGATTTATTTCATCGGTCGCCACGACTGCACC encodes:
- the radC gene encoding DNA repair protein RadC; the protein is MSERYHLRMCDLPTHERPRERLLQQGVTALATSELLAILLGTGSGKLSAVGLGQYLLQELGRHQQDPLAVLREIKPAELMAIPGIGPAKATTILAAVELGKRVFLSRPLERTPIDSPELAAAALAPELMWAETERFALLLLDVKHRLLGSRVLTIGTATETLAHPREIFREAIRLGATRLIIGHNHPSGNLTPSETDLQLTRQLLECSKILDIPLLDHLILGQGQHCSLRATTRLWEEAGVTF
- the hisH gene encoding imidazole glycerol phosphate synthase subunit HisH, translating into MRLGVIDYQMGNLHSVCKALAYLGCPGELTDQISEAYDAVILPGVGAFDPAVHHLRQRGLIAPLQRWIRQNKPFLGICLGLQLLFAASAEGQETGLDVLPGQVQALRPAPGYPVPHMGWNQLQFTQPDCPLWRELPTPTWVYFVHSYHAVPADPKLVAATVEYGGETITAAVGQGNCWATQFHPEKSGRVGLQVLRNWLTYCTA
- the sfsA gene encoding DNA/RNA nuclease SfsA, with the translated sequence MADLLHSVNALLYTYPPLLTGRLQRRYQRFFAEIRLDTGEVIVAHCPNTGPMTGVSVPGRPVCVSYQPSPRRRLPYTWELIHVEDTEPTWVNINTARPNAVVRRWLEQRGLPALQDYRQIHREVPYGREGSRADFCLTGGERPIYIEVKNTTWVQDRVARFPDTVTTRGQKHLRELMGLVPQARAVLIYFIGRHDCTHFAPGDAADPTYGQLLRQAVQQGVEVFPCQFEVNPSGIAYRRQLPLVWDGPAPQQPP